One segment of Panicum virgatum strain AP13 chromosome 1K, P.virgatum_v5, whole genome shotgun sequence DNA contains the following:
- the LOC120705845 gene encoding uncharacterized protein LOC120705845: MTDRSMWPKVDLGYVLGAPLGKRGVGRQRKNRIKSFLEGGSRKGKVGKDNENEKEKEKDIEKGKEKIMIRGPVTCRRSGNKGHRQASYKCPLNGTKKKPRKPRKNKTKQLRTDSTPMKSNITKGPLLEDSPGMLTRRRLAMLRGEGTSNQSTAAAPATPSTPTASVKTASKTAVKKITPKKRKRNLEDCY; encoded by the exons ATGACTGACAGAAGTATGTGGCCAAAGGTTGACCTTGGCTATGTCTTAGGGGCACCTCTTGGGAAAAGGGGAGTTGGCAGACAGAGAAAGAATAGGATCAAAAGCTTCCTAGAGGGAGGTAGCAGGAAAGGGAAAGTAGGAAAGGATAATGagaatgagaaagaaaaagagaaagacaTAGAAAAGGGAAAGGAGAAGATAATGATTAGAGGCCCAGTGACATGCCGTAGAAGTGGAAATAAGGGCCATCGGCAGGCTAGCTACAAATGCCCACTGAATGGCACAAAAAAGAAGCCAAGGAAGCcaaggaaaaataaaacaaagcaGCTGAGAACTGATTCTACACCTATGAAGTCTAACATCACAAAGGGTCCACTACTGGAAGACAGCCCTGGGATGCTCACAAGAAG GCGTCTAGCGATGCTTAGGGGAGAAGGCACTTCCAATCAGAgcactgcagcagctcctgctacTCCAAGCACGCCAACAGCTTCAGTTAAGACTGCTAGCAAGACTGCAGTGAAAAAGATTACTCcaaagaagaggaaaaggaatCTGGAAGACTGCTACTAA